From a single Streptomyces sp. 1331.2 genomic region:
- the malQ gene encoding 4-alpha-glucanotransferase — protein MPAQDAPPPPAELLALAQAYGVDTRYPGPGGQTVGARTLVAVLAALGVAAGTPEEVREALERHRASVQGRLLPPCVVVRQGRRTALDVPADARLHVELEGGGSWELPCGHSHWLPADLPLGRHVLKAESNGAKAEAALIVAPQRLPQLTGRSWGFLAQLYSVLSDRSWGMGDLGDLAELAQWAGAGLGAGFVQINPLHQGLPGTPSDPSPYRPSSRRYTDPVHLRVEAVPEYAYLDGKRRDQAEELTRRAARLREEVLGHDGLIDRDAVWALKREALELLHEVPRGPGRQAAYEAFQRREGEWLRRHALWNALAEVHGADWHHWPKGLRHPDGPHAEQAEKEHAERVEFHRWLAWQVDQQLAAAQRAAREAGMPVGLIHDLAVGAHPDGADAWALQDVLAGGISVGAPPDAFNAHGQDWGLPPWRPDALAEAGYAPYAELLRATTRHAGALRIDHVMGLFRLWWVPAGHPPTEGAYVRYDAEAMLGVLALEAHRAGTAVIGEDLGTVEPGVREELAARGVLGTSVLWFERDWQADGGILAPDAWRPGCLATLTTHDLPSTAARLSGEHVELRHRLGLLARPLGDEQEEAAEELADWRSELTRLGLLLPGEPLSMPALYGFLRATPAQLVGVWLPDLVGDPRPQNLPGTWDQYPNWRLPVADGSGTPITLDRLTTTPTAPLLATLLTPPTRPH, from the coding sequence GTGCCGGCCCAGGATGCCCCGCCGCCGCCCGCCGAACTGCTGGCGCTGGCGCAGGCGTACGGGGTGGACACCCGGTACCCGGGGCCGGGCGGGCAGACGGTGGGGGCGCGGACGCTGGTGGCCGTGCTGGCCGCGCTGGGGGTGGCGGCCGGCACGCCGGAGGAGGTGCGGGAGGCGCTGGAGCGTCACCGCGCCTCTGTGCAGGGGAGGTTGCTGCCGCCCTGCGTGGTGGTGCGGCAGGGGCGGCGCACCGCGCTGGACGTCCCGGCGGACGCCCGGCTGCACGTGGAGCTGGAAGGCGGAGGGAGTTGGGAGCTGCCGTGCGGGCACTCGCACTGGCTGCCCGCCGACCTGCCGCTCGGCCGGCACGTCCTCAAGGCGGAGTCCAACGGCGCGAAGGCGGAAGCGGCGCTGATCGTCGCCCCGCAACGGCTGCCCCAACTCACCGGCCGCAGCTGGGGGTTCCTCGCCCAGCTGTACTCCGTTCTGTCCGACCGCTCCTGGGGCATGGGCGACCTCGGCGACCTCGCCGAGCTGGCCCAGTGGGCGGGCGCCGGCCTCGGCGCGGGCTTCGTGCAGATCAACCCGCTGCACCAGGGACTGCCGGGCACCCCCTCCGACCCGTCGCCCTACCGCCCTTCCTCCCGCCGCTACACCGACCCGGTGCACCTGCGGGTCGAGGCCGTCCCCGAGTACGCGTACCTGGACGGCAAGCGGCGCGACCAGGCCGAGGAGCTGACCCGCCGCGCCGCCCGGCTGCGCGAGGAGGTCCTCGGCCACGACGGCCTGATCGACCGCGACGCCGTCTGGGCGCTCAAGCGCGAGGCCCTGGAGCTGCTGCACGAGGTGCCGCGCGGGCCCGGCCGGCAGGCCGCGTACGAGGCGTTCCAGCGCCGCGAGGGCGAGTGGCTGCGCCGGCACGCGCTCTGGAACGCCCTGGCGGAGGTGCACGGCGCCGACTGGCACCACTGGCCGAAGGGTCTGCGTCACCCGGACGGCCCACACGCCGAACAGGCGGAGAAGGAGCACGCGGAACGCGTCGAGTTCCACCGCTGGCTCGCCTGGCAGGTCGACCAGCAGCTCGCCGCCGCCCAGCGGGCCGCCCGCGAGGCCGGCATGCCGGTCGGCCTGATCCACGACCTCGCCGTCGGCGCCCACCCGGACGGCGCCGACGCCTGGGCCCTGCAGGACGTGCTGGCCGGTGGCATCTCGGTCGGCGCTCCGCCGGACGCCTTCAACGCCCACGGCCAGGACTGGGGCCTGCCGCCCTGGCGCCCGGACGCCCTCGCCGAGGCCGGTTACGCCCCGTACGCGGAACTGCTGCGGGCGACGACGCGGCACGCCGGGGCCCTGCGCATCGACCACGTGATGGGCCTCTTCCGTCTCTGGTGGGTACCGGCGGGCCACCCGCCCACCGAGGGCGCCTACGTCCGTTACGACGCGGAGGCCATGCTCGGCGTCCTGGCCCTGGAGGCGCACCGCGCCGGGACGGCGGTGATCGGCGAGGACCTCGGCACGGTCGAGCCGGGCGTCCGGGAGGAGCTGGCGGCGCGCGGCGTGCTCGGTACGTCCGTGCTCTGGTTCGAGCGGGACTGGCAGGCCGACGGCGGCATCCTGGCCCCGGACGCCTGGCGCCCCGGCTGCCTGGCCACCCTCACCACCCACGATCTGCCGAGCACCGCGGCCCGGCTCTCCGGCGAGCACGTCGAGCTCCGCCACCGGCTCGGCCTGCTGGCCCGCCCACTGGGCGACGAGCAGGAGGAGGCGGCCGAGGAGCTGGCCGACTGGCGGTCCGAGCTGACCCGGCTGGGGCTGCTGCTGCCGGGCGAGCCGCTGTCGATGCCCGCGCTGTACGGCTTCCTGCGGGCGACCCCGGCGCAGCTGGTCGGCGTCTGGCTGCCGGACCTGGTCGGCGACCCGCGCCCGCAGAACCTGCCCGGCACCTGGGACCAGTACCCGAACTGGCGCCTCCCGGTCGCCGACGGCTCCGGCACCCCGATCACCCTCGACCGCCTCACCACCACCCCCACCGCCCCCCTCCTCGCCACCCTCCTCACCCCGCCCACCCGGCCGCACTGA
- a CDS encoding tyrosine-type recombinase/integrase yields MRPPQLHRPAATGSAVKVSHLHSNHRASWRTHDLRHSTATLLLEQGVELVVIKEQLGHAHIGVTATVYAHVRLRLQCDAIDLLSRTLGKPPRPPPIPTTATTRHFVQHPSADVAVNYCRQDATKPFRNQLRKGFCVKRVRTPEEQALNGDQCLPLS; encoded by the coding sequence ATGCGGCCCCCTCAGCTCCACCGCCCTGCTGCGACGGGATCAGCGGTAAAGGTCTCTCACCTCCACTCGAACCACCGCGCCTCATGGCGCACCCACGACCTGCGGCACTCGACCGCGACCCTCCTCCTGGAACAGGGCGTCGAACTCGTCGTCATCAAGGAGCAGTTGGGTCATGCCCACATCGGCGTCACCGCGACGGTGTACGCCCATGTCCGGCTCCGCCTCCAGTGTGACGCCATTGACCTCCTCAGCCGCACGCTCGGCAAGCCCCCGAGGCCGCCACCGATCCCGACGACGGCGACGACCCGCCACTTTGTGCAGCACCCGTCCGCTGACGTTGCCGTCAACTACTGCCGTCAAGACGCCACGAAGCCCTTCCGGAACCAACTCCGGAAGGGCTTCTGTGTTAAGCGGGTGCGTACTCCAGAAGAGCAGGCATTGAACGGTGATCAGTGCCTTCCATTGTCATAA
- the pepN gene encoding aminopeptidase N encodes MPGTNLTREEARTRADLLHVDAYDIELDLGSAREGGTFRSTTVVRFTATTPGAETFIDLVAPSVEEITLNGAPLDPASFADSRIPLPNLAAENELRVVADCAYTNTGEGLHRFVDPVDGETYLYTQFEVPDARRVFASFEQPDLKAAFTFTVTAPTGWVVVSNSPTPTPEPVGDGATQVWKFEPTGRISSYITALIAGPYVGVFDSYENGEQKVPLGVYCRPSLREFLDPEAIFEVTKQGFDYFQEKFDFPYPFAKYDQLFVPEFNAGAMENAGAVTLRDQYVFRSKVTDAAYESRAATILHELAHMWFGDLVTMEWWNDLWLNESFATFAEAVCQAEAPGSRWPHSWTTFANQMKTWAYRQDQLPSTHPIMADINDLEDVQVNFDGITYAKGASVLKQLVAYVGQDAFFQGVQAYFKRHAWGNTRLSDLLGALEEASGRDLKAWSKAWLETAGINVLRPSLVLNTDGEIESFAVLQEAPALPAGAKGEAVLRPHRIAIGLYELNGDSLVRTERVELDVDGPRTEVPQLVGRHRPAVVLLNDDDLSYAKIRLDEDSLAVVTEHLGGFTESLPRALCWASAWDMTRDGELAARDYLSLALSGIGRESDIGVVQSVHRQVKLALDAYTDPDWREEGLARWAAAAEEHLRAAEPGSDHQLAWARALAAVARTDGQLALLAGLLDGSVEIKGLAVDTELRWTLLERLVATGRADEALIAAELERDNTAAGQEHAATCRAARPTAEAKAEAWASVVESDKLTNYVQEAVIAGFQQSDQRELLAPYAAKYFAAVKGVWETRSHEISQQIIVGLYPALQVTAATLEATDAWLAAAEPAPALRRQVIEARAGIERALKAQAVDRAAGAR; translated from the coding sequence GTGCCCGGCACAAACCTGACCCGCGAGGAGGCCCGCACCCGGGCGGACCTCCTCCACGTGGACGCGTACGACATCGAGCTCGACCTCGGTTCGGCCCGTGAAGGCGGCACCTTCCGGTCCACCACCGTGGTCCGGTTCACCGCCACCACGCCCGGTGCGGAGACCTTCATCGACCTCGTCGCCCCGAGCGTCGAGGAGATCACCCTCAACGGCGCGCCGCTCGACCCGGCGAGCTTCGCCGACAGCCGCATCCCGCTGCCGAACCTGGCCGCCGAGAACGAGCTGCGGGTCGTCGCCGACTGCGCGTACACCAACACCGGTGAGGGCCTGCACCGGTTCGTCGACCCCGTCGACGGCGAGACCTACCTGTACACCCAGTTCGAGGTGCCGGACGCCCGCCGTGTCTTCGCCAGCTTCGAACAGCCCGACCTGAAGGCCGCGTTCACGTTCACCGTGACCGCCCCCACCGGCTGGGTCGTGGTCTCCAACTCGCCGACCCCGACGCCCGAGCCGGTCGGCGACGGTGCCACCCAGGTCTGGAAGTTCGAGCCCACCGGCCGGATCTCCAGCTACATCACCGCGCTGATCGCCGGCCCGTACGTCGGCGTCTTCGACAGCTACGAGAACGGCGAGCAGAAGGTGCCGCTCGGCGTCTACTGCCGGCCCTCGCTGCGCGAGTTCCTGGACCCGGAGGCCATCTTCGAGGTCACCAAGCAGGGCTTCGACTACTTCCAGGAGAAGTTCGACTTCCCGTACCCGTTCGCGAAGTACGACCAGCTGTTCGTCCCGGAGTTCAACGCCGGCGCGATGGAGAACGCGGGCGCCGTCACCCTGCGCGACCAGTACGTGTTCCGCTCCAAGGTCACCGACGCCGCGTACGAGTCCCGCGCCGCCACCATCCTGCACGAGCTCGCCCACATGTGGTTCGGCGACCTCGTCACCATGGAGTGGTGGAACGACCTCTGGCTGAACGAGTCCTTCGCGACCTTCGCCGAGGCCGTCTGCCAGGCCGAGGCCCCCGGCTCCAGGTGGCCGCACTCCTGGACCACCTTCGCCAACCAGATGAAGACCTGGGCCTACCGGCAGGACCAGCTGCCCTCCACCCACCCGATCATGGCCGACATCAACGACCTGGAGGACGTCCAGGTCAACTTCGACGGCATCACCTACGCCAAGGGCGCCTCGGTGCTCAAGCAGCTGGTCGCCTACGTCGGCCAGGACGCCTTCTTCCAGGGCGTGCAGGCCTACTTCAAGCGCCACGCCTGGGGCAACACGCGGCTCAGCGACCTGCTCGGCGCCCTGGAGGAGGCCAGCGGCCGCGACCTCAAGGCCTGGTCCAAGGCCTGGCTGGAGACCGCCGGCATCAACGTGCTGCGGCCGTCGCTGGTGCTGAACACGGACGGCGAGATCGAGTCGTTCGCGGTCCTGCAGGAGGCCCCCGCGCTGCCCGCCGGCGCCAAGGGCGAGGCCGTCCTGCGGCCGCACCGCATCGCCATCGGCCTGTACGAGCTCAACGGCGACTCGCTGGTGCGGACGGAGCGGGTCGAGCTGGACGTCGACGGGCCGCGCACCGAGGTGCCGCAGCTGGTCGGGCGTCACCGCCCGGCCGTCGTGCTGCTCAACGACGACGACCTGTCGTACGCCAAGATCCGGCTCGACGAGGACTCGCTGGCCGTCGTCACCGAACACCTCGGCGGCTTCACCGAATCGCTCCCCCGCGCGCTGTGCTGGGCCTCCGCCTGGGACATGACCCGCGACGGCGAACTCGCCGCCCGCGACTACCTGTCGCTCGCGCTCTCCGGCATCGGGCGCGAGTCCGACATCGGCGTGGTGCAGTCCGTGCACCGCCAGGTCAAGCTCGCCCTCGACGCGTACACCGACCCGGACTGGCGCGAGGAAGGCCTCGCCCGCTGGGCCGCCGCCGCCGAGGAGCACCTGCGTGCCGCCGAGCCCGGCAGCGACCACCAGCTGGCCTGGGCCCGCGCCCTCGCCGCGGTCGCCCGGACCGACGGTCAGCTCGCACTGCTCGCCGGGCTGCTGGACGGCTCCGTCGAGATCAAGGGCCTCGCGGTGGACACCGAGCTGCGCTGGACCCTGCTGGAGCGGCTGGTCGCCACCGGGCGGGCTGACGAGGCGCTCATCGCCGCCGAGCTGGAGCGGGACAACACCGCGGCCGGCCAGGAGCACGCGGCCACCTGCCGCGCCGCCCGGCCGACCGCCGAGGCCAAGGCCGAGGCCTGGGCGTCGGTGGTGGAGTCGGACAAGCTGACCAACTACGTCCAGGAGGCCGTGATCGCCGGCTTCCAGCAGTCCGACCAGCGCGAACTGCTCGCCCCGTACGCGGCGAAGTACTTCGCAGCGGTCAAGGGCGTCTGGGAGACCCGCAGCCACGAGATCTCGCAGCAGATCATCGTCGGGCTGTACCCGGCGCTGCAGGTGACGGCCGCGACCCTGGAGGCCACCGACGCGTGGCTGGCCGCGGCCGAGCCGGCGCCGGCACTGCGGCGGCAGGTCATCGAGGCCCGGGCCGGGATCGAGCGTGCGCTCAAGGCGCAGGCGGTCGACCGTGCGGCGGGGGCGCGCTGA
- the dxs gene encoding 1-deoxy-D-xylulose-5-phosphate synthase: MALLTRIRGPRDLDRLTPGQLAALAQEIRTFLVTEVSKTGGHLGPNLGVVELTIALHRVFDSPRDRILFDTGHQSYVHKLLTGRQDFSRLKMSGGLSGYPSRAESEHDVIENSHASTVLSYADGLAKANKIQGKADPVVAVIGDGALTGGMAWEALNNIADAKDLPVVIVVNDNERSYSPTIGGLANHLATLRTTQGYERFLSWGKDALQRTPVVGQQLFETLHGAKKGLKDFIAPQGMFEDLGLKYIGPIDGHDLTALESALTKARGFGGPVIVHCLTEKGRGYHAAENNDEDRFHAVGVIHPDTGLPVKSSGKDWTSVFGEEMVALGHEREDIVGITAAMLHPVGLAPFAEAFPDRIFDVGIAEQHAVTSAAGLATNGLHPVFAVYATFLNRAFDQVLMDVALHKLGVTFVLDRAGVTGTDGASHNGMWDMSILQVIPSLRLAAPRDADQVRAQLREAVQVKDAPTVVRYSKGTVGPAVPAVGRVGGMDVLRAAEEPSGVHRADVLIVSVGAMAPTSLEVADLLAAQGITATVVDPRWVKPVDAALPGLAAEHRVVVTIEDNGRVGGVGAAVAQALRDADVDLPVRDFGIPQEFLDHASRNEILAEIGLNAPDIARKVTALVARLDTARVEA; the protein is encoded by the coding sequence GTGGCCCTGCTGACCCGCATTCGGGGACCGCGCGATCTCGACCGGCTCACGCCCGGACAGCTGGCCGCACTGGCCCAGGAGATCCGGACCTTCCTGGTGACCGAGGTCTCCAAGACGGGCGGCCACCTCGGCCCCAACCTCGGCGTGGTGGAGCTCACCATCGCGCTGCACCGGGTCTTCGACTCGCCGCGCGACCGCATCCTCTTCGACACCGGCCACCAGAGCTACGTCCACAAGCTGCTCACCGGCCGCCAGGACTTCTCCCGCCTGAAGATGAGCGGCGGCCTGTCCGGCTACCCGTCGCGGGCCGAGTCCGAGCACGACGTGATCGAGAACTCGCACGCCTCCACGGTGCTCTCGTACGCGGACGGCCTGGCCAAGGCCAACAAGATCCAGGGCAAGGCGGACCCGGTCGTCGCCGTGATCGGCGACGGCGCGCTGACCGGCGGCATGGCCTGGGAGGCGCTCAACAACATCGCCGACGCCAAGGACCTGCCGGTCGTCATCGTCGTCAACGACAACGAGCGCTCCTACTCGCCGACCATCGGCGGTCTGGCCAACCACCTCGCCACCCTGCGCACCACCCAGGGCTACGAGCGCTTCCTGTCCTGGGGCAAGGACGCGCTGCAGCGCACCCCCGTGGTCGGCCAGCAGCTGTTCGAGACGCTGCACGGCGCCAAGAAGGGCCTCAAGGACTTCATCGCCCCGCAGGGCATGTTCGAGGACCTCGGCCTCAAGTACATCGGCCCGATCGACGGCCACGACCTGACCGCCCTGGAGTCCGCGCTGACGAAGGCGCGCGGCTTCGGCGGCCCGGTGATCGTGCACTGCCTCACCGAGAAGGGCCGCGGCTACCACGCCGCCGAGAACAACGACGAGGACCGCTTCCACGCGGTCGGCGTGATCCACCCGGACACCGGCCTGCCGGTCAAGAGCTCGGGCAAGGACTGGACCTCGGTCTTCGGCGAGGAGATGGTCGCGCTCGGCCACGAGCGCGAGGACATCGTCGGCATCACCGCCGCGATGCTGCACCCGGTCGGCCTGGCCCCGTTCGCCGAGGCCTTCCCGGACCGCATCTTCGACGTCGGCATCGCCGAGCAGCACGCCGTCACCAGCGCCGCCGGCCTGGCCACCAACGGCCTGCACCCGGTGTTCGCGGTCTACGCGACCTTCCTGAACCGCGCCTTCGACCAGGTCCTGATGGACGTCGCCCTGCACAAGCTGGGCGTCACCTTCGTGCTGGACCGCGCCGGTGTCACCGGGACGGACGGCGCCTCGCACAACGGCATGTGGGACATGTCGATCCTCCAGGTGATCCCGAGCCTGCGGCTGGCCGCCCCGCGCGACGCCGACCAGGTACGGGCGCAGCTGCGGGAGGCCGTCCAGGTCAAGGACGCCCCGACGGTGGTCCGCTACTCCAAGGGCACGGTCGGCCCGGCCGTTCCCGCGGTCGGCCGGGTCGGCGGCATGGACGTGCTGCGCGCCGCCGAGGAGCCCTCCGGCGTCCACCGCGCCGATGTGCTGATCGTCTCGGTCGGTGCGATGGCCCCCACCAGCCTGGAGGTCGCCGACCTGCTGGCCGCCCAGGGCATCACCGCCACCGTGGTGGACCCGCGCTGGGTCAAGCCGGTGGACGCGGCCCTGCCAGGCCTGGCCGCCGAGCACCGGGTGGTCGTCACGATCGAGGACAACGGCCGGGTGGGCGGCGTCGGCGCGGCCGTCGCCCAGGCGCTGCGGGACGCGGACGTGGACCTGCCGGTCCGCGACTTCGGAATCCCGCAGGAGTTCCTGGACCACGCGAGCCGGAACGAGATCCTGGCGGAAATCGGTCTGAACGCCCCGGACATCGCCCGCAAGGTGACGGCCCTGGTCGCCCGCCTGGACACGGCGCGGGTCGAGGCCTGA
- a CDS encoding outer membrane protein assembly factor BamB family protein, translating to MDPAAVADQMTQLDGSAIPGQAGPPPAQPPAPPAQPPAQPPVGGAEYAAYAPTATGFPTQAPPPPAGAPVGPYDPVPGAPYGAPDPGQGYNTGGYNYPQQQPGYSYPGAPVPPKQRNPVMLWGGIIGGVLAIAIVIALVVLLKEPSPSPTPNANDTTSAGPDSNNSPAPGPGGKGAGFNVAWNAPKGANTDGANQMLGVWGTDKYAIRVDSSGIKAYNLTDGKEAWTIPVPAGSKEMCTASYAANSKNIAAVSFNTGDSDCSTVGAVDLAQGKLLWSVKVSADRMSSPTLSVTENVVAIGGNAVGALNIANGQPAWQYQPRDKDCTVRGRTAGAQIAVSDRCYGGSGPKSQLVIVNADTGKAASTPITLTGSIEQVDQVVQDKPLVLLMTNGPQGDYVLPFDKDNKPGTQMSVKEPGSDSLRLSGQDEAITRNVVSGSTLYVQVSGTKPGINAYDLNTGKRLWSATTSSSSNDMRLVSGTDKDGKIRAVVEQGYDKPARLVTLSPTDGSMTDIGTLAMPNSLDIGSSTSEYLISDDGAAVYAFRRYSSSDGPLTKWKK from the coding sequence GTGGATCCTGCCGCCGTCGCGGACCAGATGACGCAGCTGGACGGCTCGGCCATCCCGGGGCAGGCCGGGCCGCCGCCCGCCCAGCCGCCGGCACCGCCCGCGCAGCCGCCCGCCCAACCGCCGGTCGGCGGCGCCGAGTACGCGGCGTACGCGCCGACCGCGACCGGCTTCCCCACCCAGGCCCCGCCGCCCCCGGCCGGTGCGCCGGTCGGCCCGTACGACCCGGTGCCCGGTGCCCCGTACGGCGCCCCGGACCCCGGGCAGGGCTACAACACCGGCGGCTACAACTACCCGCAGCAGCAGCCCGGGTACAGCTACCCCGGTGCTCCCGTGCCGCCCAAGCAGCGCAACCCCGTGATGCTGTGGGGCGGGATCATCGGCGGCGTGCTGGCGATCGCGATCGTGATCGCCCTGGTCGTGCTGCTCAAGGAGCCCAGCCCGAGCCCCACGCCGAACGCCAACGACACCACCAGCGCCGGCCCGGACAGCAACAACAGCCCCGCGCCCGGCCCCGGCGGCAAGGGCGCCGGCTTCAACGTCGCCTGGAACGCCCCCAAGGGCGCCAACACGGACGGCGCGAACCAGATGCTCGGCGTCTGGGGCACCGACAAGTACGCCATCCGCGTCGACAGCAGCGGCATCAAGGCCTACAACCTGACGGACGGCAAGGAGGCCTGGACCATCCCCGTCCCGGCCGGCAGCAAGGAGATGTGCACCGCCTCGTACGCGGCCAACTCCAAGAACATCGCCGCCGTCTCCTTCAACACCGGTGACAGCGACTGCTCCACCGTCGGCGCCGTCGACCTCGCCCAGGGCAAGCTGCTCTGGAGCGTCAAGGTCTCGGCCGACCGGATGTCCTCCCCGACGCTGAGCGTCACCGAGAACGTGGTCGCCATCGGCGGCAACGCGGTCGGCGCCCTCAACATCGCCAACGGCCAGCCCGCCTGGCAGTACCAGCCGCGCGACAAGGACTGCACCGTGCGCGGCCGCACCGCCGGCGCCCAGATCGCGGTCAGCGACCGCTGCTACGGCGGCAGCGGCCCGAAGTCGCAGCTCGTCATCGTCAACGCCGACACCGGCAAGGCCGCCAGCACGCCGATCACCCTGACCGGCAGCATCGAGCAGGTCGACCAGGTCGTCCAGGACAAGCCGCTCGTGCTGCTGATGACCAACGGCCCGCAGGGCGACTACGTCCTGCCGTTCGACAAGGACAACAAGCCGGGCACCCAGATGTCCGTCAAGGAGCCCGGCTCGGACAGCCTGCGCCTGTCCGGCCAGGACGAGGCCATCACCCGGAACGTCGTCAGCGGCTCCACCCTGTACGTCCAGGTCAGCGGCACCAAGCCGGGCATCAACGCCTACGACCTGAACACCGGCAAGCGCCTCTGGTCGGCCACCACGTCCTCGTCCAGCAACGACATGCGCCTGGTGTCCGGCACCGACAAGGACGGCAAGATCCGCGCCGTCGTCGAGCAGGGCTACGACAAGCCGGCCCGCCTCGTGACGCTCTCGCCGACCGACGGCTCGATGACCGACATCGGCACCCTCGCGATGCCGAACAGCCTCGACATCGGCAGCAGCACCTCCGAGTACCTGATCTCGGACGACGGCGCCGCGGTGTACGCCTTCCGTCGCTACAGCTCCTCGGACGGTCCGCTGACCAAGTGGAAGAAGTGA